A genomic stretch from Lathyrus oleraceus cultivar Zhongwan6 chromosome 2, CAAS_Psat_ZW6_1.0, whole genome shotgun sequence includes:
- the LOC127122213 gene encoding uncharacterized protein LOC127122213 has protein sequence MDQLEQNQAAIREDMTTVKDQISQLVEALQALARGQNEMRQTTLRVATANPAIVTTPKKSLGGAGTPVIAQPPPERGPMYQNVAQTFNIPVNGRAQPEIDDHQDAFFTMKADLVYDAFGPSAADLERRFCMMEERFKEMEGPDTFGLDNADMCLVPGVKIPSKFKVTNFEKYQGITCPKTHIRAFCRKMAAHSDDEKLLMHLFQDNLSGASLKWYMQLERAHTQT, from the coding sequence atggatcagttggaacaaAATCAAGCTGCTATAAGGGAGGATATGACCACTGTGAAGGATCAGATTAGTCAGCTTGTTGAAGCCCTACAAGCTTTGGCTAGGGGACAGAATGAAATGCGTCAGACTACTCTAAGAGTCGCTACTGCCAACCCTGCTATCGTGACAACACCAAAAAAATCGCTAGGAGGAGCTGGTACACCTGTTATAGCTCAACCACCTCCCGAGAGAGGTCCAATGTATCAAAATGTTGCTCAGACGTTCAACATCCCTGTCAATGGGAGAGCTCAACCTGAGATTGACGATCATCAGGATGCTTTCTTCACCATGAAGGCTGACTTAGTTTATGACGCTTTTGGTCCTTCTGCTGCTGATCTCGAAAGGAGATTTTGTATGATGGAGGAGAGATTCAAGGAGATGGAAGGTCCCGATACCTTTGGATTAGATAATGCCGACATGTGCCTAGTGCCAGGCGTGAAAATTCCTTCTAAGTTCAAAGTTACAAACTTTGAAAAGTATCAGGGGATCACCTGTCCAAAGACCCACATTCGAGCTTTTTGCAGAAAGATGGCTGCTCATTCTGATGATGAGAAACTCTTAATGCACCTTTTCCAGGACAACCTTAGTGGAGCTTCTCTGAAATGGTATATGCAGCTCGAGCGCGCGCATACACAAACCTGA